A window of the Pristiophorus japonicus isolate sPriJap1 chromosome 13, sPriJap1.hap1, whole genome shotgun sequence genome harbors these coding sequences:
- the LOC139278275 gene encoding leukotriene B4 receptor 1 translates to MELSNNTNETDHSVNMTEGIAASIVLGLTCLVGIPGNSLVIWTILFKMKQRSPTVLLILNLAVADLVVLITLPLWIYSIINSWVFGETSCKVMGYLIYCNLYSSVFFITLMSIDRFMAVIYPFASQRWRKKDSVCKVVAIVWLLAFLFAIPIILVKNVQIIDDQTQCSYREYDSNAQQITCLALETLVGFVIPFSVLTICYVSIARRVDQMTFKSKNRSEMLIVSIVIAFVICWLPYHVFNLIELASLMVESDSDALKTLENISEVGSYIVGALAFISSSINPLLYAFAARNLWTGFRSSVLVKVFEQMVQSTKDECTVEHVNTTKIESTQGL, encoded by the coding sequence ATGGAGCTATCAAACAATACCAATGAAACAGATCACTCAGTCAACATGACAGAAGGCATAGCAGCCAGCATTGTCCTTGGATTAACGTGCCTTGTTGGAATTCCAGGAAATTCACTCGTCATCTGGACTATATTATTTAAGATGAAGCAACGATCACCCACTGTTTTGCTGATCCTGAACCTGGCAGTTGCCGACTTGGTTGTCCTGATTACGTTGCCTCTTTGGATTTATTCCATCATCAACAGCTGGGTTTTTGGAGAAACTTCGTGCAAAGTTATGGGCTACCTCATTTATTGCAATTTGTACAGCAGCGTGTTCTTCATTACACTGATGAGCATAGACCGCTTCATGGCTGTAATCTATCCATTTGCTTCCCAGCGATGGCGGAAGAAAGACTCTGTTTGCAAAGTGGTAGCTATTGTTTGGTTATTGGCTTTTCTCTTCGCCATTCCTATCATTTTAGTTAAAAATGTGCAAATTATCGATGACCAGACCCAATGTTCATATCGTGAATATGATTCCAATGCCCAGCAAATTACATGCCTTGCATTGGAAACCTTGGTTGGATTTGTAATTCCTTTTTCAGTGCTCACTATCTGTTATGTATCTATTGCAAGAAGGGTGGATCAAATGACTTTTAAGAGCAAAAACAGATCTGAAATGCTAATTGTAAGCATTGTAATAGCTTTTGTAATCTGTTGGCTTCCTTACCATGTATTCAACCTGATTGAACTTGCTTCCCTGATGGTGGAGTCAGACTCAGATGCATTAAAGACTCTAGAAAACATTTCTGAGGTTGGATCATACATTGTTGGAGCTTTAGCTTTCATCAGCAGCAGCATTAACCCTCTACTTTATGCATTTGCTGCTCGGAACTTGTGGACTGGTTTTCGGTCTTCAGTCCTGGTCAAGGTGTTTGAGCAAATGGTTCAGTCCACTAAAGATGAATGTACCGTAGAACACGTTAATACAACAAAAATAGAAAGTACCCAAGGTTTGTAA